In a genomic window of Hyphomonas sp.:
- a CDS encoding DUF411 domain-containing protein, translating to MSRPLAMSALGALMIAALIAGVMLFSASPAANAQTVTVHKTPWCGCCAAWVDHLHDEGFYVIVKEEEDLTPIRSRLGVRDELMSCHTAEVDGYVVEGHVPAREIRRLLEEKPDVNGVSVPGMPQGSPGMETPNAPDRYDVIIFSGEDARTYASYRGTQLVSEQARP from the coding sequence ATGTCCAGACCACTTGCTATGAGCGCGCTCGGTGCGCTGATGATTGCAGCCCTGATAGCGGGCGTGATGCTCTTCTCCGCGTCACCCGCAGCCAACGCGCAAACAGTCACTGTACACAAGACGCCATGGTGCGGTTGCTGCGCCGCCTGGGTGGACCACCTGCATGACGAGGGTTTCTACGTCATCGTGAAAGAGGAAGAGGACCTGACACCCATTCGGTCACGGCTTGGTGTTCGGGATGAACTGATGAGTTGCCATACCGCAGAAGTCGACGGATATGTCGTTGAAGGTCACGTTCCCGCTCGGGAAATACGACGCTTGCTCGAAGAAAAGCCTGACGTCAACGGCGTCTCGGTGCCCGGCATGCCGCAAGGCTCTCCCGGCATGGAAACACCGAACGCGCCAGATCGGTATGATGTCATCATCTTCTCTGGAGAGGATGCCAGGACATATGCCTCCTATCGGGGAACGCAATTGGTCTCCGAACAGGCAAGACCATGA
- a CDS encoding copper-translocating P-type ATPase, which translates to MTNDTSHAHSGHACHHNDQAAPEKPDDAYDKVPIGYAGTVWTCPMHPQVRETANTGCPICGMALEPETVTAEQDTSELDDMTRRFWVALVFSAPLLAFVMGEMIPGSPLRHWIDPTWSVWLQALIATPVVVWAGWPFFVRGWQSVKRRNLNMFTLIAMGVGVAYIYSLVATFAPGIFPDSFRGHGGAVAVYYEAAAVIVTLVLLGQVLELRARNATSGAIRALLELAPATARRIADDGSEQDVDLADVKSGDKLRVRPGEKIPVDGEVVDGHGSVDESMVTGEPLPVEKAAGARVTGGTVNGTGSLVMKATHVGEDTLLSQIVRMVAAAQRSRAPIQRLADLVAAWFVPAVIGIAILTFVVWAVFGPDPAMAFAIVNAVAVLIIACPCALGLATPMSIMVGTGKGASNGILIKNAEALETLEKVDTIVVDKTGTLTLGRPELVRVQPGEGFDEASLLSLVAAVERLSEHPLADAIVRGAKGKGAPHKDAHGFESVTGEGAQASVDGQTVAIGNRKMMQRIGGWSDDLGTRADQYRTEGQTVMFAAVDGKPAGLVSVADPIKETTPEAIRRLHAEGLKIVMLTGDNETTARAVADKVGIDEVHADVSPEDKHRIVSELQKNGARVAMCGDGINDAPALAQADVGIAMGTGTDVAMESAGVTLVKGDLIGVAKARELSHATMRNIRQNLFFAFFYNTLGVPVAAGILYPFFGLLLSPMIAAAAMSFSSVSVIGNALRLRTLKL; encoded by the coding sequence ATGACCAACGACACTTCTCACGCCCATTCCGGACATGCGTGCCATCACAACGATCAGGCCGCTCCAGAGAAGCCCGATGATGCCTATGACAAGGTTCCGATCGGCTATGCCGGCACCGTCTGGACCTGTCCCATGCATCCGCAGGTACGCGAAACTGCCAATACAGGCTGCCCGATCTGCGGCATGGCGCTCGAACCGGAAACGGTGACGGCCGAGCAGGATACCAGCGAACTGGATGACATGACGCGGCGCTTCTGGGTCGCCCTTGTCTTCTCGGCGCCACTGCTCGCCTTTGTCATGGGCGAAATGATTCCCGGCAGCCCGCTCAGGCACTGGATTGATCCGACATGGAGTGTCTGGCTTCAGGCCCTGATCGCGACTCCCGTTGTCGTTTGGGCCGGCTGGCCTTTCTTCGTGCGCGGCTGGCAATCCGTGAAGCGACGCAACCTCAACATGTTCACCCTGATCGCGATGGGCGTCGGCGTGGCCTATATTTATTCCCTGGTCGCAACATTCGCGCCCGGCATATTTCCCGATTCATTCCGTGGGCATGGCGGCGCGGTAGCAGTCTACTACGAGGCGGCCGCCGTCATCGTTACGCTGGTTTTACTTGGCCAGGTGCTCGAACTGCGCGCGCGCAACGCCACCTCAGGAGCCATTCGTGCACTGCTGGAGCTTGCCCCTGCTACTGCGCGCAGGATTGCTGACGATGGCAGCGAACAGGATGTCGATCTCGCGGATGTAAAGTCTGGCGACAAGCTGCGGGTCCGGCCAGGTGAGAAGATCCCGGTCGATGGCGAGGTCGTCGACGGCCATGGGTCGGTTGACGAGTCCATGGTCACCGGCGAACCCCTGCCCGTCGAAAAAGCCGCTGGCGCCCGTGTGACCGGCGGCACGGTCAACGGAACCGGGTCGCTCGTTATGAAGGCGACACATGTGGGCGAAGACACGCTCTTGTCCCAGATTGTCCGAATGGTTGCCGCCGCTCAGCGGTCCCGAGCTCCAATCCAGCGGCTCGCTGATCTCGTCGCTGCCTGGTTCGTTCCGGCTGTTATTGGAATTGCAATCCTGACCTTTGTCGTGTGGGCCGTGTTCGGACCCGACCCGGCGATGGCTTTTGCGATCGTGAATGCCGTTGCCGTCCTGATCATCGCATGTCCCTGTGCGCTAGGTCTGGCAACCCCGATGTCGATCATGGTCGGCACGGGCAAGGGCGCGTCCAACGGCATCCTGATCAAGAATGCTGAAGCGTTGGAGACGCTTGAGAAGGTCGATACGATCGTGGTCGACAAGACCGGGACGTTGACGCTCGGACGCCCCGAACTGGTACGCGTCCAGCCAGGCGAAGGCTTCGACGAAGCCTCGTTGCTTAGTCTCGTAGCCGCGGTGGAACGTTTGAGCGAGCACCCACTTGCCGACGCGATCGTGCGTGGCGCAAAAGGCAAGGGCGCGCCTCACAAGGATGCGCACGGATTTGAATCCGTCACTGGCGAAGGTGCGCAGGCAAGCGTCGACGGCCAAACCGTCGCCATCGGCAACAGAAAGATGATGCAGCGGATCGGGGGCTGGTCTGACGACCTCGGGACACGCGCTGACCAGTACCGCACCGAAGGCCAGACGGTTATGTTCGCCGCCGTCGACGGAAAACCGGCAGGCCTTGTCTCTGTGGCGGACCCGATCAAGGAGACGACACCGGAAGCCATCAGACGTCTTCATGCCGAAGGGTTGAAGATTGTGATGTTGACAGGTGACAATGAGACGACAGCACGCGCGGTCGCCGACAAGGTCGGCATCGATGAGGTTCACGCCGACGTCTCGCCTGAAGACAAGCATCGGATCGTGTCCGAACTCCAGAAGAACGGTGCCCGCGTGGCCATGTGCGGTGACGGCATAAATGATGCGCCCGCGCTCGCTCAGGCGGATGTCGGAATCGCCATGGGAACCGGAACCGATGTGGCCATGGAGAGTGCCGGTGTAACGCTTGTGAAAGGCGATCTGATCGGGGTCGCAAAGGCCCGGGAGCTCAGCCACGCCACGATGCGCAACATCCGCCAGAACCTGTTCTTCGCGTTCTTCTACAATACGCTTGGCGTGCCGGTTGCCGCTGGCATTCTGTATCCCTTCTTCGGCTTGTTACTGAGCCCGATGATCGCGGCGGCCGCCATGAGTTTCAGCTCCGTATCTGTTATCGGCAACGCCTTGCGGCTGAGAACCCTTAAACTCTAA
- a CDS encoding DUF2231 domain-containing protein translates to MGGFIEPNIHPVLVHFTYALGTSAALAYVAGLLVPAGRWRDSLRPAADWMLALAALAVLATIAAGFQAYYSVAHDAPSHEAMTTHRNWAVPTGLALLALAGWRWLRRASSPDPVFAISALAVAGLLTVTAWWGGTIVYKYGLGVQTLPEASGPGHDHDHGGGAGHGDQGTVNSTDDHQDAHGAPPSDTMDGSSASGDGHDHDHTDGAADREMSGTVPAGHDNSDGHHDTKPVSTDEQAILDIMAAIETGWETGDGELFRQNFLDWSGARYFESGGENTGLLDLVENHVEPEKDTIPDLELDFSNIDVQFEGSDFAWAVADTAISGTFSSNGERLERIGKQTVLFRKVAGTWQVIHTHSSSRAPR, encoded by the coding sequence ATGGGCGGTTTCATAGAACCCAATATTCACCCCGTGCTGGTGCATTTTACCTATGCCCTCGGCACATCTGCAGCCTTGGCATATGTGGCTGGCCTCCTCGTACCTGCAGGCCGCTGGCGCGACAGCCTTCGACCGGCCGCCGACTGGATGCTGGCATTGGCTGCCTTGGCGGTTCTGGCCACCATCGCGGCCGGGTTTCAGGCCTATTACAGCGTTGCTCACGATGCGCCGTCCCATGAAGCGATGACAACCCATCGCAACTGGGCTGTTCCCACGGGCCTCGCATTACTGGCCCTCGCCGGTTGGCGCTGGCTGAGAAGGGCCTCGTCGCCCGACCCGGTATTTGCGATCAGTGCCCTGGCGGTGGCAGGTCTTTTGACGGTTACAGCGTGGTGGGGAGGCACAATTGTCTACAAGTACGGACTTGGCGTGCAGACCCTTCCTGAAGCCAGCGGGCCAGGCCACGATCATGATCATGGCGGCGGAGCCGGTCATGGCGACCAAGGCACCGTAAATTCAACAGACGATCATCAAGACGCTCACGGAGCGCCTCCATCCGACACGATGGATGGATCATCGGCGAGCGGCGATGGACATGATCACGACCATACCGACGGCGCAGCTGATCGAGAAATGTCAGGCACGGTCCCCGCCGGACACGACAACTCCGACGGCCATCACGACACCAAACCGGTCTCGACTGATGAACAGGCGATCCTGGATATCATGGCCGCGATCGAAACCGGTTGGGAGACCGGCGATGGCGAACTGTTCCGACAGAACTTTCTCGACTGGTCAGGCGCCCGGTACTTTGAGTCAGGCGGCGAGAATACTGGCCTGCTCGACCTTGTCGAAAATCATGTCGAGCCCGAAAAAGATACCATTCCGGATCTCGAACTCGACTTCTCGAATATAGACGTGCAATTCGAGGGAAGTGACTTTGCATGGGCTGTCGCGGACACAGCGATCAGTGGAACGTTCAGCTCCAATGGCGAACGCCTGGAGCGTATCGGGAAACAAACGGTGCTGTTCCGCAAGGTCGCCGGCACCTGGCAGGTCATTCACACGCACTCGTCCTCCCGTGCGCCTCGATAA
- a CDS encoding copper resistance protein B, which yields MMKPNLAAPLLLGFALYATGSAFAEDTNQTPPWDQADAIYGEDAMADARRDVLAEGGDQKSFYILFNQLEAQMSDEGDSLYWNGQAWYGGDINKLWFKSEGRASLNGEGVDDAEIQALYSRAVAPFWNVQAGVRYDIEPDSLAHGVVALNGLAPYWFEVDASAFLSEKGDVTARIEAEYELLLTQRLILQPRIEANLSAQDIPERETGAGLSTLDAGLRLRYEIRREFAPYVGVEWQSAFGETRDMIKAAGGEGDDIVFLVGLRTWY from the coding sequence ATGATGAAACCGAATTTGGCAGCCCCTCTCCTCCTCGGCTTCGCGCTCTACGCGACCGGCAGCGCGTTCGCGGAAGACACAAATCAAACCCCGCCCTGGGATCAGGCCGACGCCATCTACGGCGAGGATGCAATGGCGGACGCTCGCCGGGACGTTCTTGCGGAAGGCGGAGACCAGAAGAGCTTCTACATCCTCTTCAACCAGCTCGAGGCTCAGATGTCTGACGAGGGCGACAGTTTGTACTGGAACGGACAGGCTTGGTATGGGGGCGATATCAACAAGCTCTGGTTCAAGAGCGAGGGCCGCGCCTCTCTGAATGGAGAGGGCGTGGATGATGCCGAGATCCAGGCGCTCTATTCCCGCGCGGTTGCGCCTTTCTGGAATGTTCAGGCGGGCGTTCGCTACGACATCGAACCGGATAGTCTCGCGCATGGGGTCGTCGCACTGAATGGTCTGGCGCCCTACTGGTTCGAAGTCGACGCTTCCGCCTTTCTCAGTGAAAAAGGCGATGTAACGGCCCGCATCGAGGCTGAATATGAGTTGCTCCTGACCCAGCGGTTGATCTTGCAGCCTCGGATCGAAGCAAATCTTTCCGCGCAGGACATACCGGAAAGGGAAACGGGCGCGGGACTTAGCACACTCGATGCCGGCTTGCGGCTTCGTTATGAAATCAGGAGGGAGTTTGCGCCTTATGTCGGCGTCGAATGGCAAAGCGCCTTCGGTGAGACACGCGACATGATCAAAGCCGCAGGCGGTGAAGGCGACGATATCGTCTTTCTCGTGGGCCTGCGGACCTGGTATTAG
- a CDS encoding copper resistance system multicopper oxidase has protein sequence MLNRRHMLQTVLGTGAAWGASSLLPAWAKSSSNGNLGVPSLSGTRFDLEIGQFPVRLNGKVGMATGINGTLPGPLLRLREGDDVTMNVTNRLAEDTSIHWHGLLVPFHMDGVPGVSFPGIKPGETFKYQFKVPQNGTYWYHSHSGLQEQLGHYGPIVIDPAGTDPVAYDREYVLVLSDWSFTHPHRIFDKLKKNAESLNFNRPTLSNPTGLGGMWGQMRMSPRDLADVTGETYTYLINGHSTADNFNMVFQPGERVRLRIINASAMTLFNVRLPGLPMTVVQADGLNVQPVETDEFQMGVAETYDVIIAPTEARAYAFVAESIDRSGQAVATLGPRAGMRVDAPALRAVPMLTMRDMGMAHGDMAGMSGMGRMDHGPDTATAGDDMKGHDMGAMSMMPDPHGPAVQPVKIEADIERGPGVAKVSGMTMSRLGEPGLGLDDVPHRTLTYNQLRALDMNEDHRPPGREIVIHLTSNMERYMWSFDGVKFSEVTESIKFYEGERVRLTLVNDTMMPHPIHLHGMFFDLVNGGGHHMPRKHTVTVKPADRVSVDITAEHVGDWAFHCHLLYHMHAGMMQVVSVIPPADDTTPAEKMPAGQMNMPMDHHGMNHGEGKS, from the coding sequence ATGTTGAACAGACGACATATGCTGCAGACGGTGCTCGGCACCGGCGCAGCCTGGGGGGCAAGCAGCCTCCTGCCCGCTTGGGCAAAATCTTCCAGCAACGGAAACCTTGGTGTGCCCTCACTTTCGGGCACGCGCTTCGACCTCGAAATCGGGCAGTTCCCGGTCAGGCTCAACGGCAAAGTCGGTATGGCAACCGGAATCAATGGCACACTTCCCGGTCCGCTCTTGCGGTTGCGCGAGGGCGATGACGTTACAATGAACGTCACCAACCGGCTTGCCGAAGACACTTCGATCCATTGGCACGGACTGCTTGTCCCCTTCCATATGGACGGCGTGCCGGGCGTCAGCTTCCCGGGCATCAAACCGGGCGAAACGTTCAAATATCAGTTCAAGGTGCCGCAAAATGGCACTTACTGGTATCACTCCCATTCTGGTCTGCAGGAACAACTCGGCCATTACGGTCCGATCGTCATAGATCCGGCAGGTACAGACCCAGTGGCTTATGACCGGGAATATGTTCTCGTCCTCAGCGACTGGAGTTTCACGCATCCGCACCGGATCTTCGACAAGCTCAAGAAGAATGCCGAGAGCCTGAATTTCAACCGCCCGACCCTGTCGAACCCAACCGGACTTGGCGGCATGTGGGGGCAGATGCGAATGAGCCCGCGCGATCTCGCAGACGTGACCGGCGAAACCTACACCTACCTGATCAATGGCCATTCGACGGCCGATAATTTCAATATGGTCTTCCAGCCGGGCGAGCGGGTTCGCCTGCGCATTATCAACGCCTCCGCCATGACCCTCTTCAATGTCCGCCTCCCGGGCTTGCCGATGACGGTGGTCCAGGCCGACGGTCTGAATGTCCAGCCGGTTGAGACCGACGAGTTCCAGATGGGCGTGGCCGAGACGTATGATGTCATCATCGCGCCGACCGAAGCGCGCGCCTACGCCTTTGTTGCCGAATCGATCGACCGCTCCGGCCAGGCCGTCGCCACGCTCGGCCCGCGTGCCGGTATGCGGGTCGATGCGCCTGCGCTTCGAGCTGTGCCGATGCTGACCATGCGGGACATGGGAATGGCCCATGGAGACATGGCGGGCATGTCAGGCATGGGGAGAATGGATCATGGTCCGGACACCGCGACGGCCGGGGACGACATGAAAGGCCACGACATGGGTGCCATGTCGATGATGCCCGATCCTCATGGTCCGGCGGTCCAGCCCGTCAAGATTGAAGCAGATATAGAGCGCGGCCCCGGTGTCGCAAAAGTATCAGGCATGACGATGAGCCGCTTGGGCGAACCCGGTCTCGGGCTTGATGATGTCCCCCACCGCACGCTCACCTATAACCAGCTTCGCGCGCTCGACATGAATGAGGACCATCGCCCGCCTGGCCGCGAAATTGTCATTCATCTGACGTCGAACATGGAACGCTACATGTGGTCGTTCGACGGTGTAAAATTCTCCGAGGTAACCGAGTCAATCAAGTTCTACGAGGGTGAACGTGTTCGCCTGACGCTCGTAAACGATACAATGATGCCACACCCGATCCATTTGCACGGCATGTTTTTCGATCTCGTGAATGGCGGTGGTCATCACATGCCTCGAAAGCACACAGTAACGGTCAAGCCTGCAGACAGGGTCAGCGTCGACATCACCGCAGAACATGTCGGTGACTGGGCGTTCCACTGCCATCTGCTTTACCACATGCACGCTGGCATGATGCAGGTCGTCAGCGTCATTCCGCCAGCAGACGATACGACACCAGCTGAAAAAATGCCGGCAGGTCAGATGAATATGCCGATGGACCATCACGGCATGAACCATGGGGAGGGAAAATCATGA
- a CDS encoding nucleotidyl transferase AbiEii/AbiGii toxin family protein — MTLLHALPDFADLIAVAARNNTIDPGLIEKDYWLMHCLWGLQQLDYKFELKGGTSLSKGYGLIDRFSEDIDILIHPETDLQYGPNHNKPAQVKARLEFFNGLAEAIKIPGIIEVVRDEEFDDTRHYRGAGIRLKYESVNPLPEGLKAGILLEVGFDQVAPNRPCTISSWAYELAVESGIADLTDTRAVDVPCYEPGYTFVEKLQTISTKFRKQQADGDMPVNFMRHYYDVYCLLADASVKEFIGTDAYKDHKAKRFRKADEPDLTRNEAFLLSDAETRKAYADAYAKSRALYYREPALFDDILARISRRLPEL; from the coding sequence GTGACCCTCCTGCACGCACTGCCTGATTTTGCCGACCTCATCGCTGTTGCTGCGCGAAACAACACTATCGATCCGGGCCTCATCGAAAAAGACTACTGGTTGATGCACTGCCTCTGGGGACTGCAGCAGCTTGACTATAAGTTTGAGCTGAAAGGCGGAACTTCGCTGTCAAAGGGATACGGCCTCATCGACCGTTTTTCGGAAGACATCGACATCCTGATCCACCCAGAGACCGACCTCCAGTATGGCCCAAACCACAACAAGCCTGCGCAGGTAAAGGCGCGTCTCGAATTCTTCAACGGTCTGGCCGAAGCCATCAAAATTCCTGGCATTATCGAAGTGGTCCGCGACGAAGAGTTCGACGACACACGCCACTATCGCGGCGCAGGCATTCGATTGAAGTATGAGTCGGTGAATCCACTGCCAGAAGGGCTGAAGGCAGGCATCCTGCTCGAAGTCGGGTTCGACCAGGTGGCGCCGAACCGGCCATGTACGATTTCGTCCTGGGCTTACGAACTTGCAGTCGAGAGTGGGATTGCAGACCTGACCGACACCCGCGCGGTCGATGTGCCTTGCTATGAGCCGGGCTATACTTTTGTCGAAAAGCTCCAGACCATCTCAACGAAATTCCGAAAGCAGCAGGCGGACGGCGACATGCCTGTCAATTTCATGCGCCACTATTATGACGTGTACTGCCTGCTCGCTGACGCCTCAGTGAAAGAGTTCATCGGAACAGACGCGTACAAGGACCACAAGGCCAAAAGGTTCCGCAAGGCAGATGAACCGGACCTCACCAGGAACGAAGCCTTTCTGTTGAGCGACGCAGAAACGCGAAAGGCGTACGCGGACGCTTATGCGAAGTCACGAGCGCTTTACTACAGGGAGCCTGCACTCTTTGACGATATTCTGGCACGCATCAGCCGGCGCCTGCCGGAACTTTGA
- a CDS encoding TonB-dependent receptor, translating to MSVTTQGLFLGVSALALWSFGAAAQEVPEEAEARQQTVIVTGVAKDTTIFDSSASVSALPEQAIRDLAPRSVNELFRALPGVKSEDTGGDANANIKVRGMPIASGGSRYLSLQEDGFPTLLVGDVAFSTADSYLRVDTTIGSVQSIRGGSASTQAPNAAGGIINLMSRKPTERAGSVALTSGIDYDALRLDAEFGDVLDNGIYYHIGGFARTGEGVRETASDQEEGFQIKASVGKDFEKGDFVVRFKHLDDRVPTFLPLPGIVQNDGSIGALNGLDLGSGTTSLGINDIALRLGDSRDRVEEGFKAEMTSLGFEGSYDLTDLFTLDAKGRWADISGNFYSPFPASLDSTNADGSSNINFVLFNTSVPDVGNLFGDVAITGAFDFVTLKAGIFYADQASEQQWSFNDARAVLRGGRFITDDPNSAFLNPLDGSFINGQSFGNPNFGNCCTVYWDFDIEQVAPYISANFDLDDLTIEASYRRTDNSVSGQYIGFGTAITGPFDVDGDGTIDTNEQGAQRFDPSATVRTNYDADFDSYSLGANYRVNDDLAIFANYSEGASLTAPDRSTGNLVVVNGIGTSPNDDLFLNFVEQVEIGMRFRFDAGDVSIVYFDAQVAEAAQFEASTQSVIQTEFDTNGLEIEGDFDFGNGFGISGNATLTDSEIAGPSTNANLGNRPRRQAPYTFNINPHFEGDRFDVGLNIFSTGDAPVQDSNQFDLPGYTTVGGYLNYALRDNLTLSLAANNLLDEVGFTEGEEGNPAIGDFVRYRPINGRTISATVRYAF from the coding sequence ATGTCTGTTACCACGCAGGGACTGTTTTTGGGCGTTAGCGCGCTCGCCCTTTGGTCATTCGGCGCGGCGGCGCAGGAAGTTCCCGAAGAGGCCGAAGCCCGCCAGCAGACCGTCATCGTGACCGGCGTTGCCAAGGATACCACGATCTTTGATTCCTCTGCGTCTGTCTCGGCGCTGCCGGAGCAGGCCATTCGTGATCTGGCGCCCCGTTCCGTGAATGAATTGTTCCGCGCGCTGCCTGGCGTCAAGTCGGAGGACACTGGCGGTGACGCGAATGCGAACATCAAGGTGCGCGGCATGCCGATCGCGTCGGGCGGATCCCGGTATCTTTCTCTGCAGGAAGACGGATTCCCGACCCTGCTTGTTGGCGATGTCGCGTTCAGCACGGCCGACAGCTATCTGCGCGTCGACACAACCATTGGTTCGGTTCAGTCCATTCGGGGCGGCTCCGCGTCGACTCAGGCGCCCAATGCGGCCGGCGGCATCATCAATCTTATGTCCCGCAAACCGACCGAACGGGCCGGCTCCGTGGCGCTCACGAGCGGCATTGACTATGATGCCCTGCGCCTCGACGCCGAATTTGGCGACGTGCTGGACAATGGCATCTACTACCATATTGGCGGTTTCGCCCGGACCGGCGAAGGCGTGCGCGAAACGGCAAGCGATCAGGAAGAAGGTTTCCAGATCAAGGCATCCGTCGGGAAGGATTTCGAGAAGGGGGATTTCGTTGTCCGCTTCAAGCATCTGGATGACCGGGTGCCGACCTTCCTGCCGCTTCCGGGCATTGTACAGAATGATGGTTCCATCGGCGCGCTGAACGGCCTGGACCTCGGTTCCGGTACCACGTCGCTGGGCATCAACGACATTGCCCTGCGCCTCGGGGATTCCCGCGACCGGGTGGAAGAGGGCTTCAAGGCCGAAATGACGTCGCTCGGCTTTGAGGGCTCCTATGATCTGACAGACCTGTTCACCCTCGACGCAAAAGGACGCTGGGCCGATATTTCCGGCAATTTCTACTCGCCATTCCCGGCCAGCCTCGACAGCACCAATGCCGACGGCTCGTCCAACATCAATTTCGTCCTGTTCAACACTTCCGTGCCAGATGTCGGCAACTTGTTCGGCGATGTGGCGATCACGGGTGCATTCGATTTCGTGACCCTGAAGGCCGGCATCTTCTACGCTGACCAGGCCAGCGAGCAGCAATGGAGCTTCAATGATGCGCGCGCTGTCCTGCGGGGCGGGCGCTTCATCACCGATGATCCGAACAGCGCCTTCCTCAATCCGCTGGATGGATCCTTCATCAATGGCCAGAGTTTCGGTAACCCCAATTTCGGCAATTGCTGTACCGTGTACTGGGATTTCGACATCGAGCAGGTCGCGCCGTACATTTCAGCGAACTTCGATCTCGACGATCTCACCATCGAAGCCTCCTATCGCCGGACTGACAATTCCGTCTCCGGTCAATATATCGGGTTCGGAACGGCCATCACCGGTCCTTTCGATGTGGACGGCGACGGCACGATTGATACCAATGAACAGGGTGCGCAGCGCTTCGACCCTTCCGCCACCGTCCGTACCAATTATGACGCAGACTTCGATTCTTATTCGCTCGGGGCGAACTACCGGGTGAATGACGATCTCGCGATCTTTGCCAACTATTCCGAAGGGGCCTCGCTGACGGCGCCGGACCGGTCGACGGGCAATCTGGTCGTCGTGAACGGCATCGGGACCTCGCCGAATGACGATCTGTTCCTGAACTTCGTGGAACAGGTCGAAATCGGCATGCGCTTCCGGTTCGATGCCGGGGATGTCAGCATTGTCTATTTCGATGCGCAGGTTGCCGAAGCCGCCCAGTTCGAAGCCTCCACCCAGAGCGTGATCCAGACCGAGTTCGACACGAACGGCCTCGAAATCGAGGGGGATTTCGACTTCGGCAACGGGTTCGGCATTTCCGGCAACGCCACGCTGACGGATTCCGAGATTGCCGGGCCGTCCACCAATGCCAATCTCGGCAATCGTCCGCGGCGGCAGGCGCCCTACACGTTCAACATCAATCCCCATTTCGAGGGTGACCGGTTCGATGTCGGCCTGAACATCTTCAGCACCGGGGATGCCCCGGTCCAGGACAGCAACCAGTTCGACCTGCCGGGCTATACGACCGTGGGCGGGTATCTCAACTATGCGCTTCGGGACAATCTCACCCTCAGCCTCGCAGCCAACAACCTTCTGGACGAGGTCGGGTTTACCGAAGGCGAGGAGGGCAATCCGGCGATTGGTGATTTCGTCCGCTACCGTCCGATCAACGGCCGGACGATCTCGGCCACAGTGCGCTACGCATTCTGA
- a CDS encoding LacI family DNA-binding transcriptional regulator, whose product MKPRKITMAELARLANVDVSTVSRALNNSPLVKENTKAEILRIAEETGYAVNASARNLRRQSTEVIGMVVPVRPESGQTISDPFYLEMVGAVSQAASERGYDLIISVPKGEEQIAEQRLLRTGKADGLIIIGQAGRSNRLEALGPLSRQVVVWGGQIGQGNYTLVGSDNREGGRLAADHLLSLGHKRILFVGPSELPEVRLRLDGFEDGHRARGVEIDPALRLNVEFGGESAFQEMVNFIETGPDFDAVFAASDVLAMTAIMALQSKGRSVPEDMPVMGYDNVGQAALSTPPLTTIDQNIARGGELLVDLLLRKLSGEEVESQLTPTRLIVRGSTKVS is encoded by the coding sequence ATGAAGCCCCGGAAAATCACCATGGCCGAATTGGCGCGGCTGGCAAATGTTGACGTGTCGACCGTATCGCGTGCCCTGAACAACAGTCCGCTCGTCAAGGAGAACACCAAGGCCGAAATCCTCAGGATTGCCGAAGAAACCGGCTATGCCGTCAACGCCTCGGCCCGCAATCTCCGCCGGCAATCCACGGAGGTGATCGGTATGGTGGTTCCGGTGCGTCCGGAATCCGGCCAGACCATCTCCGATCCCTTCTATCTGGAAATGGTCGGTGCCGTCAGCCAGGCCGCCTCAGAGCGCGGCTATGATCTCATCATAAGTGTCCCGAAAGGCGAAGAGCAGATCGCCGAACAGCGTCTGTTGCGGACCGGAAAGGCCGACGGCCTGATCATCATCGGGCAGGCGGGGCGGTCCAACCGTCTGGAGGCGCTGGGGCCGCTGTCGCGCCAGGTCGTTGTCTGGGGTGGTCAGATCGGACAGGGCAACTACACGCTCGTGGGCAGTGACAACCGGGAAGGTGGGCGGCTGGCCGCCGACCATCTGCTGTCATTGGGGCACAAGCGCATCCTGTTTGTCGGTCCGTCCGAACTGCCCGAGGTACGCCTCCGTCTGGATGGGTTTGAAGACGGGCACCGCGCGCGCGGCGTCGAGATCGATCCAGCGCTCAGGCTGAATGTCGAATTCGGCGGCGAGTCGGCATTTCAGGAAATGGTGAACTTCATCGAGACCGGTCCGGATTTCGATGCCGTCTTCGCCGCATCAGATGTGCTGGCGATGACTGCCATCATGGCCCTGCAGTCCAAGGGGCGGTCAGTGCCGGAAGACATGCCCGTCATGGGATATGACAATGTGGGTCAAGCCGCGCTGTCGACGCCTCCCCTGACGACGATCGATCAGAACATTGCCCGGGGCGGCGAACTGCTGGTCGATTTGCTCCTGCGGAAGTTGAGCGGTGAAGAGGTTGAATCGCAGCTTACGCCGACCCGGCTCATCGTGCGTGGGTCCACGAAGGTGAGCTGA